One part of the Phoenix dactylifera cultivar Barhee BC4 chromosome 4, palm_55x_up_171113_PBpolish2nd_filt_p, whole genome shotgun sequence genome encodes these proteins:
- the LOC103706882 gene encoding CBL-interacting protein kinase 19-like isoform X1 — protein MADEAPRKGKKETAPGALLLGRYEVGKLLGHGTFAKVYHARNVNTGECVAIKALDKETILKGGLVAHIKREIAILRRVRHPYIVQLFEVMATKTKIYFVMEYVRGGELFSKVAKGRLKEDIARRYFQQLVSAVGFCHARGVFHRDLKPENLLVDDNGDLKVSDFGLSAVSDQIHQDGLFHTFCGTPAYVAPEILARKGYDGAKADIWSCGVILFILMAGYLPFHDQNIMAMYRKIYKGEFRCPRWFSPDLTRLLTHLLDTNPQTRFTIPQIMDNRWFKKGFRHIRFYIEDDQLHSLEDFDGGGGSASLQDQQENPEEAEASESGSESDSSVASCPATLSEERRKAGLPRPASLNAFDIISFSRGFNLSGLFEERGEESRFISGEPVSKIISKMEEIANLVSFTVRKRDYRVSLEGTREGEKGPLTIAAEIFELTPSLVVVEVKKKAGDKDEYEEFWNKELKPGLQNLMYRSHSMANIASDTE, from the coding sequence ATGGCGGATGAGGCGCCAAGGAAGGGCAAGAAGGAGACCGCCCCAGGGGCCCTCCTCCTAGGCCGCTACGAGGTGGGTAAGCTCCTCGGCCATGGCACGTTCGCCAAGGTCTACCACGCCCGCAATGTCAACACCGGTGAGTGCGTGGCCATCAAGGCCCTCGACAAGGAAACGATTCTCAAGGGCGGCCTTGTCGCCCACATCAAGCGCGAGATCGCCATCCTCCGCCGCGTCCGCCATCCCTACATCGTCCAGCTCTTCGAGGTCATGGCCACCAAGACCAAGATTTACTTCGTCATGGAGTACGTCCGCGGCGGCGAGCTTTTCTCCAAGGTTGCCAAGGGACGCCTCAAGGAGGACATCGCTCGCCGCTACTTCCAGCAGCTCGTCTCCGCCGTCGGCTTCTGCCACGCCCGCGGCGTCTTCCACCGCGATCTCAAGCCCGAGAACCTCCTCGTCGACGACAACGGCGACCTCAAGGTCTCCGACTTTGGTCTCTCTGCCGTATCCGACCAGATCCACCAAGACGGCCTCTTCCACACCTTCTGCGGCACCCCGGCCTACGTCGCCCCTGAGATCCTCGCCCGCAAGGGCTACGACGGCGCCAAGGCCGACATCTGGTCGTGTggcgtcatcctcttcatcCTCATGGCCGGATATCTCCCCTTCCATGACCAGAACATCATGGCCATGTACCGGAAAATCTACAAAGGAGAGTTTCGGTGCCCGCGGTGGTTCTCGCCCgacctcacccgcctcctcacCCACCTGCTCGACACAAATCCCCAGACGAGATTCACCATCCCCCAGATCATGGACAACCGGTGGTTCAAGAAGGGTTTCCGCCACATCCGGTTCTACATCGAGGATGACCAATTGCATAGCCTGGAAGACTTTGACGGCGGTGGTGGCAGCGCCTCGCTGCAGGACCAGCAGGAGAATCCGGAGGAAGCCGAGGCCTCCGAGTCCGGGTCGGAGTCCGACTCCTCCGTTGCATCCTGCCCTGCGACCCTTTCTGAAGAGCGCCGGAAGGCAGGGCTCCCGCGGCCGGCCAGCTTGAATGCGTTCGATATAATCTCGTTCTCAAGGGGTTTCAATCTGTCCGGGCTGTTtgaggagagaggggaggagtcCAGGTTTATCTCGGGGGAGCCCGTGTCGAAAATTATATCCAAAATGGAGGAGATTGCGAACTTGGTGAGCTTCACGGTGAGGAAGAGGGATTACCGGGTCAGCTTGGAAGGGacgagggagggagagaagggGCCGTTGACGATAGCTGCAGAGATTTTTGAGCTCACCCCATCGCTTGTGGTGGTCGAGGTGAAGAAGAAGGCAGGGGATAAAGATGAGTACGAGGAGTTTTGGAACAAGGAGCTGAAGCCAGGGTTGCAGAATCTCATGTACAGGTCGCATTCCATGGCCAATATTGCTTCTGATACCGAGTAG
- the LOC103706882 gene encoding CBL-interacting protein kinase 19-like isoform X2 yields MADEAPRKGKKETAPGALLLGRYEVGKLLGHGTFAKVYHARNVNTGECVAIKALDKETILKGGLVAHIKREIAILRRVRHPYIVQLFEVMATKTKIYFVMEYVRGGELFSKVAKGRLKEDIARRYFQQLVSAVGFCHARGVFHRDLKPENLLVDDNGDLKVSDFGLSAVSDQIHQDGLFHTFCGTPAYVAPEILARKGYDGAKADIWSCGVILFILMAGYLPFHDQNIMAMYRKIYKGEFRCPRWFSPDLTRLLTHLLDTNPQTRFTIPQIMDNRWFKKGFRHIRFYIEDDQLHSLEDFDGGGGSASLQDQQENPEEAEASESGSESDSSVASCPATLSEERRKAGLPRPASLNAFDIISFSRGFNLSGLFEERGEESRFISGEPVSKIISKMEEIANLVSFTVRKRDYRVSLEGTREGEKGPLTIAAEIFELTPSLVVVEVKKKAGDKDEYEEFWNKELKPGLQNLMYRAQFDGTLSLLIR; encoded by the exons ATGGCGGATGAGGCGCCAAGGAAGGGCAAGAAGGAGACCGCCCCAGGGGCCCTCCTCCTAGGCCGCTACGAGGTGGGTAAGCTCCTCGGCCATGGCACGTTCGCCAAGGTCTACCACGCCCGCAATGTCAACACCGGTGAGTGCGTGGCCATCAAGGCCCTCGACAAGGAAACGATTCTCAAGGGCGGCCTTGTCGCCCACATCAAGCGCGAGATCGCCATCCTCCGCCGCGTCCGCCATCCCTACATCGTCCAGCTCTTCGAGGTCATGGCCACCAAGACCAAGATTTACTTCGTCATGGAGTACGTCCGCGGCGGCGAGCTTTTCTCCAAGGTTGCCAAGGGACGCCTCAAGGAGGACATCGCTCGCCGCTACTTCCAGCAGCTCGTCTCCGCCGTCGGCTTCTGCCACGCCCGCGGCGTCTTCCACCGCGATCTCAAGCCCGAGAACCTCCTCGTCGACGACAACGGCGACCTCAAGGTCTCCGACTTTGGTCTCTCTGCCGTATCCGACCAGATCCACCAAGACGGCCTCTTCCACACCTTCTGCGGCACCCCGGCCTACGTCGCCCCTGAGATCCTCGCCCGCAAGGGCTACGACGGCGCCAAGGCCGACATCTGGTCGTGTggcgtcatcctcttcatcCTCATGGCCGGATATCTCCCCTTCCATGACCAGAACATCATGGCCATGTACCGGAAAATCTACAAAGGAGAGTTTCGGTGCCCGCGGTGGTTCTCGCCCgacctcacccgcctcctcacCCACCTGCTCGACACAAATCCCCAGACGAGATTCACCATCCCCCAGATCATGGACAACCGGTGGTTCAAGAAGGGTTTCCGCCACATCCGGTTCTACATCGAGGATGACCAATTGCATAGCCTGGAAGACTTTGACGGCGGTGGTGGCAGCGCCTCGCTGCAGGACCAGCAGGAGAATCCGGAGGAAGCCGAGGCCTCCGAGTCCGGGTCGGAGTCCGACTCCTCCGTTGCATCCTGCCCTGCGACCCTTTCTGAAGAGCGCCGGAAGGCAGGGCTCCCGCGGCCGGCCAGCTTGAATGCGTTCGATATAATCTCGTTCTCAAGGGGTTTCAATCTGTCCGGGCTGTTtgaggagagaggggaggagtcCAGGTTTATCTCGGGGGAGCCCGTGTCGAAAATTATATCCAAAATGGAGGAGATTGCGAACTTGGTGAGCTTCACGGTGAGGAAGAGGGATTACCGGGTCAGCTTGGAAGGGacgagggagggagagaagggGCCGTTGACGATAGCTGCAGAGATTTTTGAGCTCACCCCATCGCTTGTGGTGGTCGAGGTGAAGAAGAAGGCAGGGGATAAAGATGAGTACGAGGAGTTTTGGAACAAGGAGCTGAAGCCAGGGTTGCAGAATCTCATGTACAG AGCACAATTTGATGGCACATTGAGCCTTCTCATTAGGTGA
- the LOC103706910 gene encoding CBL-interacting protein kinase 5-like, translating to MERGTVLMRRYELGRLLGQGTFAKVYKARNILTGETVAIKIIDKEKVLRTGMIDQIKREIAIMRLVRHPNVVQLYEVMATKSKIFFAMELVRGGELFAKVAKGRLSEDMARKYFQQLVGAVDFCHSRGVYHRDLKPENLLLDDSGNLKVSDFGLSALRGSRRQDGLLHTTCGTPAYVAPEVINRKGYDGAKADIWSCGVILFVLMAGYLPFNDPNLITMYGKISRGEFRCPTWFPSDIRKLLSRLLDPNPNTRITMSKLMENSWFRKGFKPVPPTLQYRGSPCPRSDGDVHGCMHGATFPSEDEEKDEAEEEIKKKLAMSPIRPCCLNAFDIISRSQVFDLSGLFEKEKGVKAEARFTSKKPAAAIVSKLEEIAQMERFKMIKEKDGVVKLEGSKKGRKGQLEIEAEIFEVSPALFLVEMKKLSGDTLEYQKFYHQELRPSLKDIVWTWQVGDQSPPPQTLALSPLRPPLPVPASHPACIF from the coding sequence ATGGAGAGAGGCACCGTCCTCATGCGCCGCTACGAgctcggccgcctcctcggccagGGCACCTTCGCCAAGGTCTACAAAGCCCGCAACATCCTCACCGGCGAGACCGTCGCCATCAAGATCATTGACAAAGAGAAGGTCCTCCGCACCGGCATGATCGACCAGATCAAGCGGGAGATCGCCATCATGCGCCTCGTCCGCCACCCCAACGTCGTCCAGCTCTACGAAGTCATGGCCACCAAGTCCAAGATCTTCTTCGCCATGGAGTTGGTCCGCGGCGGGGAGCTTTTCGCCAAGGTGGCCAAAGGCCGGCTCAGCGAAGACATGGCAAGAAAATATTTTCAGCAACTCGTCGGCGCCGTCGACTTCTGCCACAGCCGAGGAGTCTATCACCGGGACCTAAAGCCGGAGAACCTCCTCCTCGACGATAGCGGCAATCTCAAGGTCTCCGACTTCGGCCTAAGCGCGCTCCGTGGGTCGAGACGGCAAGACGGGCTGCTCCACACGACATGCGGCACGCCGGCCTACGTCGCGCCGGAGGTCATCAACCGAAAAGGCTACGACGGCGCCAAGGCCGACATCTGGTCTTGTGGGGTGATCTTATTTGTCCTCATGGCCGGGTACCTTCCTTTCAACGACCCTAATCTCATAACAATGTATGGAAAGATCAGCAGAGGGGAGTTCAGGTGCCCTACCTGGTTCCCCTCCGATATCCGGAAGTTGTTGTCCCGGTTGCTCGATCCGAACCCGAATACGAGGATCACCATGTCCAAGCTCATGGAGAACTCCTGGTTCCGAAAGGGATTCAAGCCAGTGCCGCCGACGCTGCAATATAGAGGATCGCCATGTCCGAGATCAGATGGCGACGTGCATGGCTGCATGCATGGCGCCACCTTCCCGTCAGAAGACGAAGAAAAAGATGAAGCGGAGGAGGAGATCAAGAAGAAGTTGGCAATGTCGCCGATAAGACCGTGCTGTTTAAATGCATTCGATATTATATCGCGGTCGCAGGTGTTCGATTTATCGGGATTATTCGAGAAGGAGAAGGGGGTGAAAGCGGAGGCGAGGTTCACGTCCAAGAAGCCGGCAGCGGCGATCGTGTCGAAGCTAGAGGAGATAGCGCAGATGGAGAGATTTAAGATGATCAAGGAGAAAGATGGGGTGGTGAAGCTGGAAGGGAGCaagaaggggaggaaggggcAGCTGGAGATCGAGGCCGAGATCTTCGAGGTGTCGCCGGCGTTGTTCCTGGTGGAGATGAAGAAATTGTCCGGCGATACATTGGAGTACCAGAAATTTTATCACCAGGAGCTGAGGCCTTCGTTGAAGGACATTGTTTGGACGTGGCAGGTAGGGGATCAGTCACCGCCGCCGCAGACGCTGGCTTTGTCACCGCTCCGGCCGCCACTTCCGGTGCCCGCAAGTCATCCGGCATGCATTTTTTGA